A section of the Carya illinoinensis cultivar Pawnee chromosome 12, C.illinoinensisPawnee_v1, whole genome shotgun sequence genome encodes:
- the LOC122289193 gene encoding E2F transcription factor-like E2FE, protein MALPASSSALSEPSTSLPHAYSRKQKSLGLLCSNFLNLYERDGVRSIGLDDASSRLGVERRRIYDIVNVLESIGTHTKDTRKPAFRWLGRRGKSENVPIPNDSRKRMFGSDVTNICLKRDKADSLFDGNLKGDLKIQKQMKYESLADQVDRKNLENDSKQSSKSYQFGPFAPANVVKVGVPESKRVKRDG, encoded by the exons ATGGCCTTGCCAGCTTCGTCTTCTGCTCTATCCGAGCCCTCGACGTCGCTCCCCCACGCCTATAGCAGAAAGCAAAAGTCCCTTGGCCTCCTTTGCTCCAA TTTCTTGAACCTGTACGAACGAGACGGCGTACGGTCAATCGGGTTGGACGATGCTTCTTCGCGATTAG GGGTTGAGAGGCGAAGGATTTACGATATTGTAAATGTTTTGGAGAGCATTGGG ACCCATACAAAGGACACCAGGAAGCCTGCATTCAGGTGGTTAGGGCGCAGGGGAAAATCTGAAAATGTTCCTATTCCAAATGATTCGAGGAAGCGAATGTTTGGAAGTGATGTCACGAACATATGTTTAAAGAGGGATAAAGCTGACTCTTTATTTGATGGGAATTTAAAAGGGGATCTGAAAATACAAAAGCAGATGAAATATGAAAGTTTGGCAGATCAGGTTGATAGAAAGAACTTAGAAAATGACTCAAAGCAGAGTTCAAAGAGCTACCAATTTGGTCCTTTTGCTCCCGCCAATGTGGTCAAGGTTGGTGTCCCTGAAAGTAAGAGAGTAAAGAGGGATGGATGA
- the LOC122289287 gene encoding uncharacterized protein LOC122289287: MAEELTNLNEGLCLTEVKKQEVLIPQEEVLLSEEKSKRCLAVLVITEKEVNKGAFRATMSKAWQVIGRVTFKDLGQNKFLVEFQSALEKTRVLKSRPWTFDRFLVNIQDCESCLTPKDLSFSKENFWIQLHDLPFAGMNKTIGEKLGATMGEVLVVDVDAGGLAWGKYLRVKV, encoded by the coding sequence ATGGCAGAGGAATTAACGAATCTAAATGAGGGCCTTTGTCTCACGGAGGTTAAAAAACAAGAAGTACTAATCCCGCAAGAGGAAGTATTGCTGTCTGAAGAAAAGAGTAAGAGATGTCTAGCAGTGCTGGTGATAACTGAAAAGGAAGTGAATAAAGGAGCTTTTCGAGCTACCATGAGTAAAGCTTGGCAAGTAATAGGACGAGTCACTTTCAAAGATCTTGGGCAAAACAAGTTTCTAGTAGAGTTCCAGAGTGCCTTGGAGAAGACAAGGGTCCTCAAGAGTCGTCCATGGACTTTTGACAGGTTTTTAGTCAACATACAAGACTGTGAAAGTTGCCTTACACCCAAAGACTTGTCTTTCTCAAAGGAGAATTTCTGGATACAGCTACATGATCTCCCATTTGCGGGAATGAATAAAACAATTGGGGAGAAACTGGGCGCGACAATGGGTGAAGTTCTTGTAGTGGATGTTGATGCTGGAGGACTAGCATGGGGCAAATACCTTAGGGTAAAAGTTTAG